From one Musa acuminata AAA Group cultivar baxijiao chromosome BXJ2-6, Cavendish_Baxijiao_AAA, whole genome shotgun sequence genomic stretch:
- the LOC103986846 gene encoding protein RER1A codes for MDGSFGDVGAAASVPLAKWRSDFSRVFQHYLDRSTPHTVGRWLGTTAVALIYSLRVYFVQGFYIVTYGLGIYLLNLLIGFLSPMVDPELEASDGLSLPTRGSDEFKPFIRRLPEFKFWYSITKALCVAFVMTFLSVFDVPVFWPILLCYWIVLFVLTMKRQIVHMIKYKYVPFNTGKQRYGGKKGPGSSSTSKD; via the exons ATGGATGGAAGTTTTGGCGACGTAGGAGCAGCGGCGTCGGTGCCGCTGGCGAAATGGAGAAGCGATTTTTCTAGGGTTTTCCAGCACTACTTGGATAGATCTACTCCCCACACCGTCGGCCGATGGCTCGGGACCACGGCGGTGGCGCTCATCTACTCTCTGCGCGTCTACTTCGTCCAGGGCTTCTACATTGTGACCTACGGGCTCGGGATCTATCTGCTGAATCTCTTGATTGGGTTCCTCTCGCCGATGGTGGATCCGGAACTGGAGGCGTCGGATGGGCTTTCGCTGCCGACGAGGGGATCTGATGAGTTCAAACCCTTCATTCGCCGTCTTCCTGAGTTCAAGTTCTG GTACTCCATAACAAAAGCTTTGTGTGTGGCTTTTGTGATGACTTTCTTATCTGTATTTGATGTCCCTGTCTTTTGGCCCATTCTTCTGTGTTATTGGATCGTCCTTTTTGTCCTAACCATGAAGCGACAAATCGTACATATGATAAAGTACAAGTATGTTCCATTCAACACAGGGAAGCAG AGATACGGTGGGAAAAAGGGTCCTGGAAGCAGTAGTACATCCAAGGATTGA